The Comamonas testosteroni genome contains the following window.
GGCACCTGCTCTTCGCTTTGCATAGTTTCCTCTTCCACCGCAGCCTCATTCATTGAAAGCTCCACGTTCATAGGCCAGCCACTGACGCGATTGAGGAAAACGCTCGTGCAACTGATCGGCCTGTTGACGCACTCCAATGTCGTCGTGCAATGCCCTGTCTATTTTGATCCCCAGCCAGAGGCTTTCCGCACTGGCCTGATTGCTATTGTTATTCAAGCGCCGGATGTAGAACTGCGCCTTCTTCAGATCACCTTTGAGCCAAAGCACATTTGCCAGGTTGTAGCCTGCGGCGGGGTTGCCCACATCCATCTCATAGGCACGAAACATGTTCTGGTAGGCCTGCTCCAACTGTCCTGCCTGCTGGTAGCACATGCCCTTGGCCAGCAGGGTCCTGGGCTGTTCACGGTAGCCCGGAGCCTGCAGGGCTCTATCAAACCACTGCTGGGCTGGGTCGAAATGCTTTTGCTGGCATTGCATCCAGCCGTAGTTGTGAATCTGGTTGCCGTCGCGCGGATTGAGATCCACGGCCTTGCGCATGGCGATCTCCGCCTGCGTCCAGTCCTGGTTCTGCATGAGGATCAGGCCCAGCAGGCCGTATGCATCGGCGTAATCGGGCTTGGCAGCCAAGGCCTGCCCCACCTCATCCATGGCCACATCCAGGCGCCCGGCCTGAAAGTAATTGGCAGCCAGCTCCAGGCGAATCTGGGCACGGCGACTGGCATCGGCGACCTGGGCACCGCCCGTGCCGACCACGGAAGCCTGGGGGACGGACGTAGAGGACGTG
Protein-coding sequences here:
- the pilW gene encoding type IV pilus biogenesis/stability protein PilW, which produces MRAVVQRPVWRHWGLLARWGVPVAVAALVGCTSTTTTTTSSTSVPQASVVGTGGAQVADASRRAQIRLELAANYFQAGRLDVAMDEVGQALAAKPDYADAYGLLGLILMQNQDWTQAEIAMRKAVDLNPRDGNQIHNYGWMQCQQKHFDPAQQWFDRALQAPGYREQPRTLLAKGMCYQQAGQLEQAYQNMFRAYEMDVGNPAAGYNLANVLWLKGDLKKAQFYIRRLNNNSNQASAESLWLGIKIDRALHDDIGVRQQADQLHERFPQSRQWLAYERGAFNE